One Paenibacillus sp. FSL H7-0737 DNA segment encodes these proteins:
- a CDS encoding glycine betaine ABC transporter substrate-binding protein: protein MKIPKLMTGVLTTVLMGTLLAGCGGGNNNAAAGNSGEITIGSKNFTENVLLAHMMADLIEDKTDIKVKRQMNLGGSNVAWSALENNNIQLYPDYTGTIVANYYQEETGNSEESLAKTRELLEKDGMAFLDPFGINNTYTLAVSRETAEKYNLKTFSDLAKVSGNMVLGVEFEFLDREDGYPGIQKLYGMDFKQSKGMDHGIMYRSIDDGETDVTNAYATDAQIKVHDLVILQDDKEFFPPYDAGPIIRQETLDKYPELKGVLNQLNGQISDEEMQQLNAEVDVDALKEEDVARNFLIKKGLIEG from the coding sequence ATGAAAATTCCAAAATTGATGACAGGCGTTCTAACTACAGTATTAATGGGGACGTTACTTGCTGGGTGTGGTGGCGGGAATAATAACGCTGCTGCGGGTAACAGTGGAGAAATCACGATTGGCTCCAAAAACTTCACGGAGAATGTTCTACTCGCTCATATGATGGCAGATCTGATAGAAGATAAAACAGATATTAAAGTGAAGCGTCAGATGAACTTGGGAGGCTCTAATGTAGCTTGGAGTGCGCTTGAGAATAATAATATCCAGCTATATCCGGATTACACCGGAACCATTGTAGCCAATTACTATCAAGAGGAGACGGGAAACTCTGAGGAATCGTTGGCCAAAACCAGAGAACTGCTTGAAAAAGATGGAATGGCCTTTCTGGATCCATTCGGCATAAATAATACCTATACTTTAGCTGTTAGTCGTGAAACGGCTGAGAAGTACAATCTAAAGACTTTCAGCGATTTGGCCAAAGTATCTGGAAATATGGTTCTTGGCGTAGAGTTCGAGTTCTTGGATCGTGAGGACGGATACCCCGGTATCCAAAAACTCTACGGAATGGATTTCAAGCAGAGCAAAGGAATGGACCATGGTATCATGTACCGTTCGATTGACGATGGGGAAACAGATGTAACCAATGCATACGCGACGGATGCACAAATTAAAGTACATGATCTGGTGATTCTGCAGGATGATAAGGAATTCTTCCCACCTTATGATGCAGGACCGATTATTCGTCAGGAAACGTTAGATAAATACCCTGAATTGAAAGGCGTCTTAAATCAATTGAACGGACAAATCAGTGACGAAGAAATGCAGCAATTGAACGCAGAAGTTGATGTGGATGCGCTCAAGGAAGAGGATGTAGCTCGTAATTTCCTGATCAAAAAGGGATTAATAGAAGGCTAA
- a CDS encoding ABC transporter permease → MRDQSLWQQLIYQLDLRRDDLIHSMGVHMQLVLLSMLFAIIVGIALGIMITRVKPLKGITLGAAGILQTIPSLAMLGFMIPLFGIGMKTAVVALFLYSLLPIIRNTYTGITDVDPSIVEAARGMGMKSWQILFRVQLPLALSVIMAGIRTAAVINVGTATLAAFIGAGGLGEFIFLGIQRNIEALTLLGAIPAAILALVLDYLLGLLERLTTPKGLKV, encoded by the coding sequence ATGAGAGATCAATCGTTATGGCAACAACTCATATATCAATTAGATTTACGTAGGGATGATTTGATTCATTCTATGGGAGTGCATATGCAACTTGTGCTCTTGTCCATGTTATTTGCAATTATTGTTGGCATTGCGCTTGGAATCATGATTACACGGGTTAAACCACTGAAAGGGATTACGCTTGGTGCTGCGGGGATTCTTCAGACAATACCTAGTCTGGCGATGCTCGGATTTATGATTCCTCTATTTGGCATAGGGATGAAGACGGCAGTTGTAGCTTTGTTTCTGTATTCACTGCTGCCAATCATCCGCAACACCTACACGGGAATTACTGATGTGGATCCGTCTATAGTGGAAGCGGCCCGGGGAATGGGAATGAAGAGCTGGCAAATTCTATTCAGGGTTCAACTCCCTTTAGCTTTAAGTGTAATTATGGCGGGGATCCGTACTGCTGCAGTTATTAATGTCGGGACAGCAACACTGGCAGCCTTTATCGGTGCTGGCGGATTGGGTGAATTTATTTTCTTAGGTATTCAACGGAACATCGAAGCTCTAACCTTACTTGGCGCTATTCCGGCCGCGATTCTTGCACTCGTGCTGGATTATCTACTCGGATTGCTTGAAAGATTAACGACTCCAAAGGGATTGAAAGTATAA